The Brassica oleracea var. oleracea cultivar TO1000 chromosome C6, BOL, whole genome shotgun sequence genome includes a region encoding these proteins:
- the LOC106296384 gene encoding 4-coumarate--CoA ligase 3: MITATLQEPQIHQPVDTTTPPADAPPTPPRIFRSKLPDIDIPNHLPLHTYCFQKLSSVSDKPCLIVGSTGKNYTYGETHLICRRVAAGLQKMGIRKGDVIMILLQNSAEFVFSFMGASMIGAVSTTANPFYTSQEIHKQVKSSGAKLIITHSHYVDKLRNLDGETRIGEDLTVITTEENPPPENCLPFSTLLLTDDETTSLDVVDVGGDDAAALPFSSGTTGLPKGVVLTHKSLITSVAQQVDGDNPNLYLKPNDVVLCVLPLFHIYSLNSVLLNSIRSGATVLLMHKFEIGALLDLIQRHKVTVAALVPPLVIALAKNPTVNSHDLSSVRLVLSGAAPLGKDLEDSLGRRLPQAVLGQGYGMTEAGPVLSMSLGFAKEPTPSKSGSCGTVVRNAELKVVHLETRLSLGYNQPGEICIRGQQIMKEYLNDPEATSATIDEEGWLHTGDIGYVDEADEIFIVDRLKEVIKFKGFQVPPAELEALLINHHSIADAAVVPQRDEVAGEVPVAFVVRSNGNVITEEDIKEYIAKQVVFYKRLHKVFFVPSIPKSPSGKILRKDLKAKLC; the protein is encoded by the exons ATGATAACTGCAACTCTACAAGAACCTCAGATTCATCAACCGGTGGATACAACTACTCCCCCCGCCGATGCTCCTCCTACGCCGCCGCGTATTTTCCGATCAAAGCTTCCGGACATAGACATCCCCAACCACCTCCCTCTCCACACTTACTGCTTCCAAAAGCTCTCCTCTGTTTCCGACAAGCCTTGTCTGATCGTAGGGTCCACGGGAAAAAACTACACGTACGGCGAAACGCACCTCATATGTCGGAGAGTCGCCGCCGGGCTACAAAAAATGGGGATTCGAAAAGGCGACGTGATAATGATCCTCCTTCAAAACTCAGCCGAGTTCGTCTTCTCCTTCATGGGCGCTTCCATGATCGGCGCCGTCTCCACCACCGCGAACCCTTTCTACACTTCTCAGGAGATTCACAAACAGGTCAAATCCTCTGGAGCTAAGCTTATAATCACTCACTCTCATTACGTCGATAAGCTGAGAAACCTCGACGGAGAAACAAGAATCGGTGAAGATCTCACCGTTATCACCACGGAGGAGAATCCTCCCCCGGAGAATTGTCTTCCTTTCTCCACACTACTACTCACTGACGACGAGACAACCTCGCTAGATGTTGTTGATGTCGGTGGTGATGACGCCGCGGCGCTTCCTTTCTCTTCTGGCACGACGGGGTTACCTAAAGGAGTAGTTTTAACGCACAAGAGCTTAATCACGAGCGTCGCGCAACAAGTCGATGGAGACAACCCGAATCTTTACCTGAAACCAAACGACGTCGTACTCTGCGTTTTGCCTCTTTTCCACATCTACTCGCTCAACAGCGTCCTTCTCAACTCCATCCGATCCG GTGCGACGGTTCTTTTGATGCACAAATTCGAAATCGGGGCGTTATTGGATCTAATACAGAGACACAAGGTGACGGTAGCGGCGCTTGTTCCGCCGCTTGTGATTGCTTTGGCCAAGAACCCAACTGTTAACTCTCACGATCTCTCTTCCGTTAGATTGGTTCTCTCCGGTGCAGCTCCCTTAGGCAAAGATCTCGAGGATAGTCTAGGCCGCCGTCTCCCTCAGGCCGTCCTTGGCCAG GGATATGGTATGACAGAGGCAGGACCAGTGTTGTCAATGAGCCTTGGGTTTGCTAAAGAGCCAACTCCGTCAAAATCAGGCTCTTGTGGGACTGTAGTCCGAAACGCAGAGCTTAAAGTGGTTCACCTTGAGACACGTCTCTCTCTTGGTTACAACCAACCTGGTGAGATTTGTATCCGCGGTCAACAAATCATGAAAG AGTACTTGAACGATCCGGAAGCCACGTCAGCTACAATTGACGAGGAAGGTTGGCTTCACACAGGGGACATTGGGTATGTTGATGAAGCTGATGAGATATTCATTGTTGATCGACTCAAAGAGGTCATCAAGTTCAAAGGCTTTCAG GTGCCTCCAGCTGAGCTAGAGGCTTTGCTCATCAATCACCACTCCATTGCGGATGCTGCGGTTGTTCC TCAAAGAGATGAAGTGGCTGGAGAAGTTCCGGTGGCTTTCGTAGTCCGATCAAATGGAAACGTTATCACGGAAGAAGATATAAAAGAATATATAGCCAAACAG GTGGTATTCTACAAGAGATTGCACAAGGTCTTCTTTGTTCCCTCCATTCCCAAATCTCCTTCCGGAAAAATTCTGAGAAAGGATCTTAAAGCCAAACTTTGTTAA
- the LOC106298855 gene encoding acyl carrier protein 2, mitochondrial-like, with product MAARNALLRYLRVNVNPSPALPSSSVLLRRFSEEVRGSFLDKSDVTDRVIFVVKNFERVDTSKVTPKAHFINDLGLDSLDNVEVVMALEEEFGFEIPDNDADKIQSVDLAVDFIASHPQAT from the exons ATGGCGGCGAGAAATGCTCTGCTTCGATACCTTAGAGTCAACGTCAATCCATCGC CTGCACTCCCTTCGAGCTCTGTACTTCTTCGTCGTTTCTCGGAGGAAGTAAGAGGATCGTTTCTAGACAAATCTGACGTGACAGATCGCGTTATCTTTGTCGTCAAAAACTTCGAAAGAGTCGATACCTCAAAG GTAACACCCAAAGCCCATTTTATTAACGATCTCGGGTTAGACAGTTTGGACAATGTGGAGGTTGTGATGGCATTGGAGGAAGAGTTTGGATTTGAGATCCCTGATAATGATGCTGACAAGATCCAGTCCGTTGATCTTGCTGTTGACTTTATCGCTTCTCATCCTCAGGCTACGTAA